In Brevibacillus brevis, a genomic segment contains:
- a CDS encoding DUF2238 domain-containing protein codes for MLRDPHIPFSRNYQLQSMLALYIVFWIVTAISPTDRLQWLMESLLPVGTMILLVATFQKFPFTNLSYLFMLIFLLLHTYAAHYTYQHTPFDVWLKNSFHTQRSYFDRVVHFAFGLLWSYPTRELLTRSTQLRGFPSFAIPVSIVFSFSAFFEIVEMLVAIVAGQAGKDYMGLQGDIFDSQKDMSLGLIGAVISMGILAGIRRKKDSARK; via the coding sequence ATGCTCCGCGATCCGCATATTCCTTTTTCTCGCAACTATCAGTTGCAATCGATGCTCGCTCTGTACATTGTTTTCTGGATTGTCACCGCCATTTCTCCAACCGACCGCCTGCAATGGCTCATGGAAAGTTTGCTTCCCGTCGGAACGATGATTCTGCTGGTCGCTACCTTTCAGAAGTTTCCCTTTACCAATTTGTCGTATCTGTTTATGCTCATCTTTTTGCTTCTCCATACATACGCTGCTCACTATACCTATCAGCATACTCCCTTTGACGTATGGCTAAAAAATTCGTTTCATACACAGCGAAGCTACTTCGACCGGGTCGTTCATTTTGCATTCGGACTTCTATGGTCCTATCCAACGAGGGAGCTGCTCACTAGGAGTACCCAGCTTCGCGGCTTTCCGTCGTTTGCCATACCGGTCTCCATTGTTTTCAGTTTCAGTGCGTTTTTTGAAATCGTTGAAATGCTGGTAGCGATCGTAGCTGGACAGGCAGGCAAGGATTATATGGGGCTTCAAGGGGACATATTCGATTCGCAAAAAGATATGAGCCTTGGATTGATAGGGGCGGTCATTTCCATGGGGATTCTCGCAGGGATCCGGAGAAAAAAAGATTCTGCACGCAAATGA
- a CDS encoding AAA family ATPase, with amino-acid sequence MNNRLIKLIRDCGLNFVRKHHLRGEVYEATHRWQGVTLGKYILIPMELDDFLGITANHQEYEKFEEQVLAPFYFQLKGDWSWNLYLCLILEEEDLQRVPLERMVRVERGKRYGKKLIVAWSDLAKRLPTAKLPTRMDGQIAADPLKDWEQALVPAGLGFCLQDYREALVEQYLNDSLEPIPPELHTETTADLPQKPSGPIRMLHFGEEYRSHFLSRAPSLEFAQVNLLSGPNGMGKTSVLECIELAFTGAIQRNLLADSEMRETWDGQMTFWGDDRVFSGMPSEQEKKEREIAYYRQKVAPKARSQINRMFHQYNYFSSEAVHQFCFNHDNPIDYRTAFARVIYGEQLERVERRWTQYKEEMQKRFNRISRTLANLEAQLGEQQSEQTRETELMRARAAAKRSAIAKWMKNCHYAYPILEEDTGLSEVEAWLQHLEPRLTELEIVSRPLIHPELGDIQNGSRVRSALVANREAQDSCQNQKNEVTEQLKTLSSAGKLSEQQNALSLLMADHEKLRDQYLQLARELQSKGELFDQSTSRDRRKWVQKRLTDLQDELMEVETVLRLYGDLTGVQLALADENDARNQMDEAEARWEHAKQQYQEAMARTKAQREHASLLQRLASEIKADGRRYLEANPEESRCPMCGHDHAASETLLHAIERGIHADDEWLTKLLEEEEESRVRMQDHQQVYEHAKERYRLWTRWQDLHAYLRDYKDRLALEEIPEAFDFASLQRALKACTEQLERKRAERQRLEQEAQELDRRGIGLKMIAELDALLETPLISSVREELGPEATGPQLVLGLEKRAEWHHQESKKAREELAKAEELIRQAENQRIELSRRMEELEEQEKELSRARQHLVSAEKAFERLRELNVHLSPEHSWPDWRSYLEQLVAECSSLADILRPRLLLEQQEGRALELKGQIKSEKERLHRCERALDVLSGLKPLADYGDEFVRSNFEAISQLFVALHAPNEFESLQWNESNQIVAKRKGHSLSCTINQMSTGQRTTVILAVFFVMHLVMDTAPKIIMLDEPVANMDELNVLGLLDFLRQMTITNGTQIFFTTANPQVATLFRRKFSFLQERFQAFQLQRYPEGPVRIKIQSFAPDKELAVNIQQL; translated from the coding sequence TTGAACAACCGTTTGATTAAGCTCATCCGTGACTGCGGTCTAAACTTTGTCCGGAAACACCATCTACGGGGCGAGGTTTATGAAGCGACGCATAGATGGCAGGGTGTGACGCTTGGCAAGTACATTTTGATCCCGATGGAGCTGGACGACTTTTTAGGCATTACGGCCAATCATCAGGAATATGAGAAATTTGAGGAGCAAGTGTTGGCTCCGTTTTACTTTCAATTGAAAGGGGATTGGAGCTGGAACCTGTATTTGTGCTTGATATTGGAAGAGGAGGACTTGCAGCGAGTACCGCTCGAGCGAATGGTGCGAGTGGAGCGGGGGAAACGATACGGCAAGAAGCTGATCGTGGCTTGGTCCGATCTTGCCAAGCGGCTGCCGACCGCTAAACTGCCGACTCGCATGGATGGACAAATCGCCGCCGACCCCCTCAAGGATTGGGAACAGGCTTTGGTTCCTGCCGGTCTGGGATTTTGTCTGCAGGATTATCGCGAGGCTCTGGTTGAACAGTACCTGAACGATTCGCTGGAGCCGATTCCCCCGGAGCTCCATACGGAAACGACGGCAGATCTCCCGCAAAAGCCGAGTGGCCCCATTCGAATGCTGCATTTTGGGGAGGAGTACCGCTCGCATTTTTTGTCGCGTGCTCCCTCTTTGGAGTTTGCCCAGGTCAATTTGCTGTCAGGTCCGAACGGAATGGGTAAAACCTCTGTGCTAGAGTGCATCGAACTGGCATTTACCGGGGCGATCCAGCGGAATTTGCTCGCCGATTCGGAAATGAGAGAAACATGGGACGGGCAGATGACTTTCTGGGGAGACGACCGGGTATTCTCCGGGATGCCATCCGAACAGGAAAAGAAAGAGCGCGAAATCGCGTACTACCGGCAGAAAGTAGCCCCAAAAGCACGCAGTCAGATCAATCGCATGTTCCATCAGTATAATTACTTTTCTTCTGAAGCCGTCCATCAATTTTGCTTTAACCATGACAATCCGATCGACTACCGGACCGCTTTTGCCCGTGTGATTTACGGCGAGCAATTGGAGCGTGTCGAGAGGCGCTGGACCCAGTATAAAGAGGAAATGCAAAAAAGATTCAACCGGATTTCGCGCACGCTGGCAAACTTGGAAGCACAGCTTGGCGAGCAGCAAAGCGAACAGACACGAGAAACCGAGCTGATGAGAGCCAGAGCAGCGGCGAAACGATCCGCGATTGCGAAATGGATGAAGAACTGCCACTATGCCTACCCCATTTTGGAGGAGGACACAGGTCTGTCCGAGGTGGAAGCATGGCTGCAGCATTTGGAGCCGCGTCTGACGGAGCTGGAGATCGTGAGTCGTCCTTTGATCCATCCGGAATTGGGTGATATTCAGAATGGCAGCAGGGTACGGTCGGCGTTGGTCGCTAACCGGGAGGCGCAGGACAGCTGTCAGAACCAAAAGAACGAAGTGACCGAACAGCTAAAGACGCTTTCGTCTGCGGGGAAATTATCGGAGCAGCAAAATGCGCTGTCGCTTCTCATGGCCGATCACGAAAAGCTGCGCGACCAGTATCTTCAGCTGGCCCGGGAGCTTCAAAGCAAAGGGGAGCTGTTTGATCAAAGCACCTCCCGGGATCGCAGAAAATGGGTCCAAAAGAGATTGACGGATCTTCAGGACGAGTTGATGGAAGTGGAGACCGTTCTTCGCCTTTACGGAGATCTGACGGGTGTACAGCTCGCGCTTGCGGATGAAAATGACGCCCGAAATCAGATGGACGAAGCAGAGGCCAGGTGGGAGCATGCGAAGCAGCAATATCAGGAAGCGATGGCGCGAACAAAAGCGCAACGGGAGCACGCTTCCTTGCTGCAAAGGCTCGCTTCCGAAATCAAAGCGGATGGCCGGCGCTACCTGGAAGCGAATCCGGAAGAGTCTCGGTGCCCCATGTGCGGGCATGATCATGCGGCATCGGAAACATTGCTGCACGCCATTGAAAGAGGAATCCATGCGGACGACGAATGGCTTACCAAACTGCTGGAAGAGGAAGAGGAAAGCCGAGTACGCATGCAGGATCATCAGCAAGTCTATGAACACGCCAAAGAACGCTACCGTTTATGGACTCGATGGCAAGACCTGCACGCTTACCTGCGGGATTATAAAGACCGATTGGCCCTGGAGGAAATCCCGGAAGCCTTTGATTTCGCTTCCTTGCAGCGTGCGCTGAAAGCATGCACAGAGCAACTGGAACGGAAGAGAGCCGAGCGCCAACGGCTTGAGCAAGAAGCGCAAGAGTTGGACCGGCGAGGGATTGGATTAAAAATGATTGCCGAGCTGGATGCACTCCTGGAAACCCCGTTGATCTCATCCGTTCGAGAAGAGCTTGGGCCTGAGGCAACAGGGCCACAGCTGGTACTGGGACTGGAGAAGAGAGCGGAGTGGCACCACCAGGAAAGCAAGAAGGCTCGCGAAGAATTAGCAAAAGCCGAGGAGCTGATCCGTCAAGCAGAGAACCAGCGCATCGAGCTGTCGAGACGGATGGAAGAGCTGGAGGAGCAGGAGAAGGAGCTTTCTCGAGCCAGGCAGCATCTTGTGTCGGCCGAAAAGGCGTTTGAGCGATTGCGCGAGCTCAACGTTCACCTCAGCCCGGAGCACTCGTGGCCTGACTGGCGCTCCTATCTGGAACAGTTGGTTGCGGAGTGTTCGAGTTTGGCGGATATTCTAAGGCCGCGCTTGCTGCTGGAGCAACAAGAGGGCAGAGCATTGGAGCTGAAAGGGCAAATCAAGAGCGAAAAGGAACGGCTGCATCGCTGTGAGCGAGCGCTGGACGTGCTCTCGGGGCTGAAACCGCTGGCAGACTACGGGGATGAATTTGTCCGAAGCAACTTCGAGGCCATCAGTCAACTATTCGTAGCGTTGCATGCACCCAATGAGTTTGAATCGCTCCAATGGAATGAAAGCAACCAGATCGTTGCCAAGCGAAAGGGACACAGCTTGAGTTGCACGATCAACCAGATGAGCACGGGGCAGCGGACGACCGTGATTCTCGCCGTGTTTTTCGTGATGCATCTGGTCATGGATACCGCGCCGAAAATCATCATGCTGGATGAACCGGTGGCGAACATGGATGAGCTGAATGTACTCGGATTGCTGGACTTTTTGCGGCAGATGACAATCACGAACGGAACCCAGATTTTTTTCACCACTGCCAATCCGCAGGTGGCAACCCTTTTTCGGCGGAAGTTCAGTTTTTTACAGGAACGTTTCCAGGCGTTTCAGCTGCAGCGTTATCCGGAAGGGCCGGTCCGGATTAAAATTCAGTCGTTTGCTCCCGACAAGGAACTGGCGGTAAATATCCAGCAGCTGTAG
- a CDS encoding GNAT family N-acetyltransferase → MDKQIVSEPLTLTKLALHDWEIIRSIYTDPTLMKHIGAVKSEEEIRRNFEKELAEWSLDSTHWLTWIIRETSSGNAIGLISICTRDLGKRTAEVGFIILEAYKGKGYATEALQLIFEFAVDTYGFRKFTAVCSEEHAGSRRVLEKAGMTLDEIVPESTEIDGRLVNDCFYSMDAANRMTKPSDSIH, encoded by the coding sequence ATGGACAAACAAATCGTTAGCGAGCCCCTCACTCTCACAAAACTGGCCCTCCACGATTGGGAAATCATCCGCTCCATCTATACCGACCCGACTCTGATGAAGCACATCGGAGCGGTCAAGAGCGAGGAAGAAATCCGCCGCAACTTTGAAAAGGAGCTCGCGGAGTGGAGCCTCGATTCCACCCATTGGCTGACGTGGATCATCCGTGAAACTTCCTCAGGCAACGCTATTGGATTGATCAGCATTTGCACCCGCGACCTGGGGAAACGCACCGCGGAAGTAGGCTTTATCATTTTGGAAGCTTACAAGGGCAAAGGCTACGCTACCGAAGCACTCCAACTCATTTTTGAGTTCGCCGTGGACACTTACGGTTTTCGAAAATTTACAGCCGTTTGTTCGGAAGAGCATGCGGGATCTCGCCGCGTTTTGGAAAAGGCCGGCATGACCCTCGATGAAATCGTGCCCGAAAGCACGGAAATCGATGGGAGGCTGGTCAATGACTGTTTTTATTCGATGGACGCGGCCAATCGGATGACAAAACCGTCCGATTCCATCCACTGA
- a CDS encoding sigma-70 family RNA polymerase sigma factor, which translates to MYPDLNQADQALRLTKEAVLEQVMREYGEKILQLVYLIVKDRTMAEDITQEVFLKAFRDLHAFRGESEIKTWLYRIAINESKKYLRSWSFRQIFSTFQKESVPDEPDQEHVEDRVIGKLTKEEMAQRVMAMSPQYRQVILLHYYEDLTVREIAQVLDISEELVRTKLHRARKQFKLLIEKEGLEWM; encoded by the coding sequence GTGTATCCGGATCTAAATCAGGCGGATCAGGCGCTGCGGCTGACGAAGGAGGCCGTTTTGGAGCAGGTGATGAGAGAGTACGGGGAAAAAATCCTGCAACTGGTCTACCTCATCGTCAAAGACCGAACGATGGCGGAGGACATTACCCAGGAGGTTTTTCTGAAGGCGTTTCGGGACCTGCATGCGTTCCGCGGAGAAAGCGAAATCAAGACCTGGCTGTACCGGATTGCGATCAACGAGTCCAAAAAGTATTTGCGCTCGTGGTCCTTTCGCCAAATATTTTCTACATTCCAAAAAGAAAGCGTGCCGGATGAGCCTGATCAAGAGCATGTCGAGGACAGGGTGATCGGGAAGCTGACCAAGGAAGAGATGGCGCAGCGGGTCATGGCGATGTCCCCGCAGTATCGCCAGGTCATCCTGCTGCACTACTACGAAGATTTGACCGTTCGGGAAATTGCGCAGGTGTTGGACATATCGGAAGAACTGGTACGCACCAAATTGCATCGGGCTCGCAAGCAATTCAAACTGCTGATCGAAAAGGAGGGCTTGGAATGGATGTAG
- a CDS encoding macro domain-containing protein, with protein sequence MRKRIRAFFSTHAWKYSFVIKRFLIHWIATFSVVWTFTEFAGYFFERGGAPWKPPVWAVLTLGIAIALWMSRPRLTRTVKLPDKDITLQITVDDLFQVGGGAVIVPSNCLFKHDHLDEGAILAQLQSKFFNHAAAFDSALENALKDEPYETISFQGEQARKYPLGTVARLELESAKVKGAYVAATAELNEYGRAVPSREQYRTALHALWEYIGKRGRKEQIIIPVIGSGRNRLNVNRFELIHDIVSTFMQAVEDCKFSERLTIVIHPDAFIRNRYDLEEMEEYLRYVSKFER encoded by the coding sequence TTGAGAAAACGAATCAGGGCCTTTTTTTCGACGCATGCGTGGAAGTATTCGTTTGTGATCAAACGTTTTCTGATCCACTGGATCGCGACGTTTTCTGTCGTGTGGACCTTTACCGAATTTGCCGGATATTTTTTCGAAAGAGGAGGTGCGCCGTGGAAACCGCCTGTTTGGGCAGTCCTAACGCTGGGGATCGCAATCGCTCTCTGGATGAGCCGCCCCAGGCTTACCCGAACGGTCAAACTGCCTGACAAGGACATTACTCTGCAAATTACGGTTGACGATCTCTTTCAAGTTGGCGGCGGGGCCGTCATCGTTCCGTCCAATTGCCTGTTCAAACACGATCATCTGGATGAGGGAGCCATACTCGCTCAGCTTCAGAGCAAATTTTTCAACCATGCGGCGGCTTTTGACTCGGCGCTGGAAAACGCGCTCAAGGATGAACCATATGAAACGATTTCCTTTCAAGGGGAGCAAGCAAGAAAATATCCGTTAGGAACGGTTGCCCGGCTCGAGCTTGAATCGGCGAAAGTGAAGGGCGCGTATGTGGCTGCAACGGCTGAACTCAATGAGTATGGCAGGGCCGTACCTAGCCGCGAGCAATATCGGACAGCCTTGCATGCCCTGTGGGAGTATATCGGCAAGCGAGGGAGAAAAGAACAGATCATCATCCCGGTAATCGGCAGCGGAAGAAACCGTTTGAATGTGAACCGGTTTGAGCTCATCCACGATATCGTCAGTACGTTTATGCAGGCTGTGGAAGACTGCAAATTCAGTGAGAGGCTCACGATCGTGATTCATCCGGATGCTTTCATCCGAAATCGGTATGATTTGGAGGAGATGGAAGAGTATCTGCGGTATGTCAGCAAGTTTGAGAGGTAG
- a CDS encoding DJ-1/PfpI family protein, with protein MLNIQIVLFDGFDLMDAIGPYEVFLSANMLSGSRLHVSFVSAEGPRIVKSGMDGPGLQAIGAIDPDRSGILFIPGAMGKVGREETGPDAVVTQLLKAKESDLMPLLRQAMGNESMTVATVCGGSMLLAMDGLLTDRYAVTHVLGMEALGAMGAKPVPARVVVDGRLVTGGGVTSGLDVALYLVEQELGPRVAHAVEKLFEYERRGTAWRAEGIIPVGDDVPVPSKPSTQEANGEQLIATPDHNAIFDGVWKVTISTPIGKQTVLFHISTKDGLVTGTANQGGEAAAFVDPVMEGNRMSWSQRVTKPMSLHLKFEVMVNGDAMVGTAKAGLLPPSKVEGTRLAHSFSS; from the coding sequence ATGCTGAATATCCAAATCGTCTTGTTTGACGGATTTGATCTCATGGACGCCATTGGTCCGTATGAAGTATTTCTGTCTGCAAACATGCTGAGCGGAAGCCGCCTGCACGTCAGCTTCGTCAGCGCAGAAGGCCCGCGAATCGTCAAAAGCGGCATGGACGGTCCCGGGCTACAGGCTATCGGAGCAATCGATCCGGATAGGAGCGGCATCCTGTTCATTCCCGGTGCAATGGGCAAGGTTGGACGTGAAGAGACCGGACCGGACGCCGTAGTGACACAGTTGCTCAAAGCAAAGGAGAGCGATCTGATGCCGTTGTTGCGGCAAGCGATGGGAAATGAGAGCATGACAGTCGCCACGGTTTGCGGCGGGTCCATGCTGCTTGCCATGGATGGTTTGCTTACGGATCGGTACGCCGTCACGCATGTACTGGGCATGGAGGCGCTTGGCGCGATGGGAGCAAAACCTGTACCCGCAAGAGTTGTCGTGGACGGAAGGCTTGTGACTGGCGGTGGGGTTACATCCGGACTCGATGTTGCCCTCTATCTGGTGGAACAAGAATTGGGTCCGCGAGTCGCGCATGCAGTAGAGAAGCTGTTTGAATATGAGCGCAGAGGAACCGCTTGGAGAGCGGAAGGGATCATCCCCGTGGGCGACGATGTCCCGGTTCCTTCCAAACCTTCGACACAAGAAGCAAACGGTGAGCAATTGATTGCGACTCCAGACCATAATGCAATCTTCGACGGCGTATGGAAGGTCACGATTTCTACTCCGATCGGCAAGCAGACTGTCCTCTTTCACATTTCCACAAAGGATGGTTTGGTGACAGGGACAGCCAACCAGGGGGGAGAGGCTGCAGCGTTTGTCGATCCGGTCATGGAAGGAAACCGGATGTCTTGGTCACAGCGCGTGACAAAGCCGATGTCGCTGCACCTCAAGTTCGAAGTGATGGTGAATGGGGACGCCATGGTTGGTACCGCCAAAGCAGGTCTTCTACCTCCTTCCAAAGTAGAGGGAACCCGACTGGCGCACTCCTTTTCATCATGA
- a CDS encoding YitT family protein, with the protein MNVSEEKKKSNHKKLSVRNIIKRAIFITIGAIIMAYGLEAVLIPNNIIDGGVTGLSMILSHVTTMNLSIFLVILNLPFFFLGYKQIGKTFAISMLYGIVALSVATTFMHHIEPIVNNELLAVVFGGLILGLGVGLTIRNGGVLDGTETLAILVEKRLPFSVGEIIMFVNVIIFSIAAFVFSLENALFSMLTYYVAFRTIDIVVKGFDDMKSVYIISDNTTEIADAITERLGRGVTYLHGEGSYSGEDKRIILCVFTRLEETKLKDIIKELDPQAFIIATDVSSVHGGRFKKRDIH; encoded by the coding sequence ATGAATGTATCAGAAGAGAAAAAGAAATCCAATCACAAAAAATTATCGGTTAGAAATATCATCAAAAGGGCTATATTCATCACGATCGGTGCCATTATCATGGCGTACGGGCTTGAAGCCGTTTTGATTCCAAACAACATCATTGACGGTGGGGTAACGGGCTTATCCATGATCCTGAGTCACGTAACGACCATGAACCTCAGTATATTCCTGGTCATTCTAAACCTACCGTTCTTTTTCCTGGGATACAAGCAGATCGGAAAAACTTTTGCGATCAGCATGCTATATGGAATCGTAGCTTTGTCTGTGGCTACTACTTTCATGCATCATATTGAGCCGATCGTAAACAATGAGCTGCTCGCCGTTGTTTTTGGCGGCTTGATCTTGGGATTAGGGGTAGGCTTGACCATTCGAAACGGCGGAGTCCTGGATGGAACGGAAACCTTGGCCATCTTAGTGGAGAAGCGGTTGCCGTTTTCTGTCGGGGAAATCATCATGTTTGTGAATGTGATTATTTTCTCAATTGCCGCTTTTGTGTTCTCCTTGGAAAATGCGTTATTCTCGATGCTTACCTATTATGTCGCGTTCCGCACCATCGACATCGTCGTCAAAGGCTTTGATGATATGAAATCCGTGTATATCATCAGCGACAACACAACCGAGATTGCGGATGCGATTACGGAGCGGCTGGGTCGAGGAGTGACCTATCTTCACGGAGAGGGCTCCTACAGCGGGGAAGATAAGCGTATCATTCTGTGCGTCTTTACAAGGCTGGAGGAAACGAAGCTGAAAGATATTATCAAGGAGTTAGACCCGCAAGCCTTTATCATTGCGACGGATGTATCTTCCGTTCATGGCGGTCGGTTTAAGAAAAGAGATATTCACTAG
- a CDS encoding S-layer homology domain-containing protein, producing MKRKLLALSAFAVLSLSFIQHGTFAAANGTDRPVTGTEHTAYTLQDNQNASELKNDFFLPQATITAAEGIQLIVNALDLNLDSVRFVKPPLASDYFAKASNNAWYASALIIAANQGFDLPSDLDPNKMWTKEEFVHQLMTVMQSQNKLPMLKIVPVTIGDERELKADYQGSVQRALVLGITALDEKGNFHPKAEISRQESAVILQHALDYIKAHPGLPTQQAAGK from the coding sequence ATGAAACGTAAACTTCTTGCCCTTTCCGCTTTCGCAGTTCTGTCCCTCTCTTTCATACAGCACGGGACTTTCGCTGCTGCTAACGGAACCGACCGTCCTGTCACCGGGACTGAACATACAGCGTATACCTTGCAAGATAACCAGAATGCAAGTGAATTGAAAAACGACTTTTTCCTCCCGCAAGCTACCATTACCGCAGCGGAAGGCATTCAACTGATCGTCAATGCCCTGGACTTAAACCTGGACAGCGTCCGCTTCGTGAAGCCCCCGCTTGCTAGCGATTATTTTGCAAAAGCCAGCAACAACGCCTGGTATGCAAGTGCACTGATCATTGCGGCAAATCAAGGCTTTGACCTGCCTTCGGATCTGGACCCGAACAAAATGTGGACAAAAGAAGAGTTTGTGCATCAGCTCATGACGGTGATGCAATCGCAAAACAAACTCCCTATGCTCAAGATCGTTCCCGTCACAATCGGGGATGAACGTGAACTGAAGGCAGACTACCAAGGCTCGGTTCAGCGAGCACTTGTCCTTGGCATCACAGCGTTGGATGAGAAAGGGAATTTCCATCCAAAAGCTGAAATCAGCCGGCAAGAGTCTGCCGTGATCCTCCAGCATGCTCTTGACTATATCAAAGCGCATCCAGGCCTTCCTACCCAACAAGCGGCAGGTAAGTAA
- a CDS encoding trifunctional transcriptional activator/DNA repair protein Ada/methylated-DNA--[protein]-cysteine S-methyltransferase, with translation MIQEDMRPVYYQALLDKKSEYEGIFYVGVKTTGVFCRPTCPARKPKFENCEFFETAKEALLASFRPCQRCRPLSHPNQVSELVQKLVHAVEENPERRWTEQDFKKISVDASTARRQFKKRFGMTFVEYARARRMGLALKHIREGSAVIEAQLSAGYESGSGFRDAFSRIMGAPPALSGDQQILKASWLDTRLGPMIAIADEEALYLLEFVDRRGLEREIERLRKKTKSVIIPGSSQPILSIERELLDYFEGRLTEFRTPLKLLGSPFQIKVWERLRQISPGQTTSYAEMATAIGKPSAYRAVAQANGANQLAIVIPCHRVISSNGDLAGYGGGLSRKRWLLDHEKSIEEPAQS, from the coding sequence ATGATACAAGAAGACATGAGACCGGTGTATTACCAAGCACTTCTCGATAAAAAGTCCGAATACGAAGGAATTTTTTATGTCGGTGTAAAGACGACAGGCGTATTCTGCCGGCCTACATGCCCCGCAAGAAAACCGAAATTCGAGAACTGTGAATTTTTCGAGACGGCCAAGGAGGCCCTGCTGGCGTCATTCCGACCGTGCCAGCGTTGTCGTCCCTTGTCTCATCCCAACCAAGTCTCGGAGCTTGTCCAGAAGTTGGTCCATGCGGTGGAAGAAAATCCGGAGCGACGCTGGACGGAACAAGACTTCAAAAAAATCAGCGTCGATGCTTCCACAGCCCGGCGCCAGTTCAAAAAGAGGTTCGGGATGACGTTTGTTGAGTATGCGAGAGCCAGACGAATGGGACTAGCCCTCAAGCATATCCGGGAGGGGAGTGCGGTCATCGAGGCCCAGTTGTCTGCCGGTTATGAATCCGGCAGCGGGTTTAGGGACGCTTTCTCGCGGATCATGGGTGCACCACCTGCCCTGAGCGGCGATCAACAGATTCTCAAGGCGTCATGGCTGGATACGAGGCTTGGACCCATGATCGCAATCGCTGATGAAGAGGCGCTCTATTTGCTTGAATTTGTAGACCGCCGAGGATTGGAACGTGAAATTGAACGTTTGCGAAAGAAGACGAAATCAGTGATTATTCCGGGGAGCTCACAACCGATCCTTTCGATCGAAAGGGAGCTGCTGGATTATTTCGAAGGCAGGTTAACGGAATTCAGAACACCGCTGAAATTGCTGGGATCTCCCTTCCAGATAAAGGTGTGGGAACGATTGCGGCAGATTTCGCCGGGACAGACCACTTCCTATGCGGAAATGGCCACGGCAATCGGAAAGCCAAGCGCTTACCGGGCCGTGGCCCAGGCGAATGGCGCCAACCAGTTGGCCATCGTCATTCCTTGCCACCGCGTGATCAGCTCGAATGGCGACCTGGCTGGTTACGGCGGGGGCCTGTCGCGAAAACGTTGGTTGCTCGACCATGAGAAGTCCATCGAGGAGCCAGCCCAATCATGA